In Streptomyces sp. NBC_00344, the genomic window GCGGCCGCCGGAAGGCCGATGCGTCTGACGGCGGGGAAGAGCACATCCTTGAGCGCGACGTTGTCGAGCTCCGGTTGCTGCCAGGGGGCGTTGGGCCCGTAGCGCGCCACATCGCCGTAGTCGATGTGCGGCTGGGTCTGGAATCCGGCCCATTTTCCGCCGGCCACCCGGGTGTTGAAGCGGTCGGCGAGCGCGAGGTCGTCGGCGAGACGGGCCTCGGCTGTCGCTGCCAGATCGTTGGTGAGGGCCCTGCCCTGCGCCGCGTAGTGCAGGTTGAGGAATTCGGCCTCGCGCAGCGCGTAGAGATTCGCGGTGGCCTGCACCTCGTATCCGACCAGTTCGAACCAGGCGTCCTGGGTGGAGTCAGGCAGCTTCCTGCCGATCAGTTCGGCCGCCGCGCCGAGCCGCTGCCACTCCGACGTCACCCGCTCCAGCTCCCGGTAGTCGGTGAGGCTGAAGGGCGTGGCCTGATCGTCCTGGACGACGGCCGAAGAGTCCTTCGCCGGGTCCTTGGCCGGGTCCAGGGTGATCTTCCGGTTGAGCAGTTCGGGCTTGCGGCGTGACTGCAGCTGGGCGTATGTGCTGAGCACCGACGCCACCGCGGCGGCCTGCTGCTCCCCGAAGTTCTGCCTGGCGTACTGCTCCTCCCACTCCGGGATGCACTCCAGGGTCCAGCGGCCGGGGTCCCAGGCGTAGTCGAGGAAGAACTGGGTGGCCGCCTCGTTGCCCTTGAGATCGCCGGCGTTGGTGATCCAGAGCCCGTTGTTGCCGTAGGCGACGGACTGGTGCAGCTGGTCCCACAGGTTGGGCAGCGAAGTGGTGTCCACCCACTTGTAGTTGCGGCCCACCCCGACGTAGTCGAAGTGGTAGTAGAGGCCGTAACCGCCGCTGCGCGGGTCCTTCCGCAGATCGGGCAGCTTACGGATGTTGGCCCAGTTGTCGTCGGTGAGCACGACGGTGACGTCGTCGGGGACCCGCAGCCCGCGGTCCCAGTAGCGCTGTACCTCCTTGTAGAGGGTCCACACCTGGGGGATCGTGGTGATGTCCTTGCCGGAGACATCGGCGAGGATCTTCCGCTGGGCCGCGATGATCTCGGTCATCAGGTCGATGCCGTCGCCGTCCGGCAGCCCGGTGTCGCCGTTGCCGCGCATCCCGAGGGTGACCACTCCCTCGAAGTCCTGGTCCGTCATCCGGCGGACGCCGTCGGCCCAGTAGGCTTTGAGCGCTTCCGCGTTGTGACGGTAGGACCATTCGCCGGTGCCGCCGTACGGGTCATGCCCGGGTGTGGTGATCCGGCCCGTGCTGTCCCGCACGGCCGCCACCGCATGCCGGTTCCACTCCTCGATGCCACGCATCATCGGCGCCTCGTGGGAGGTGCCCATCACGACGCCGTACGCCTTCGCGGTGGCGTGGTTCTCCGGGTCGTCCTCGGCGAACGCGCGGCCCCAGACGGCGGGCCACAGGTAGTTGGCCTTCAGGCGCAGCACGACCTCGAAGATCCTGGCGTAGAAGGCGGCGTTGAAACCGCCCTCGTAACCCGGCGCCTTTCCCGGCCCGAAGAAGGCGGGTGCCCAGGTGCCCAGGCCCGGGTTCTCGTCGTTGATGAAGAAGCCGCGGTATTTCACGGCGGGGGTGCCCTGGGTGTGTCGTCCCGGCATCACATACAGCTCGTCGCGGTGCAGCGGGGGGACATCGTCCCACCAGTACCAGGGGGAGACACCGATGCCCCGGGAGACGTCGTACACCCCGAAGACCGTGCCGCGCTGATCGCTGCCGGCGATCACGAAGGCCCGGTCGACACCCGGCAGGGGTTTCTCCACGACGGTCTGGAGGGAGGTCTCCCACTGTCCTTCGATGCCGCTGACATCCAGCTTGCCTGCGGACACCAGTCCGTCGATCAGCGGGCTGCGACCGATGGTGCCCACGACCGTGATCTCACGGGCCCGGGGAATCGGCCCGTGGGAGACGGACGGACGTGCACCGGTGACGCGTTCGATGTCGGCCTGCAGGTCGCCGGCGACCCGCACCACTCCCGCGTGGTCGCCGGCGCTGACCACGATGGGGACCGCTTTGCCTGCCCTGACCAGCGGGAACCCGTTCGGGACCGGGCTGAAGGCGATGTACGCCCCGGAGTCGGCCGGCCTGGCCGGGCGAACCGGGACGGCTGCTGCGGATCCGGTGGTCAGCCCGAGCAGGGAACCGAGTGGGGTCGCCGCCAGAGCGGTGACTCCCAGGCCCATCCCGAGGACGGTTCTGCGGCTGGTGCGGGGTGTGGAGTGCGGTGCGCGGTGCTGTGGGGACTGCCTGTCCATACTGCTC contains:
- a CDS encoding glycosyl hydrolase 115 family protein produces the protein MDRQSPQHRAPHSTPRTSRRTVLGMGLGVTALAATPLGSLLGLTTGSAAAVPVRPARPADSGAYIAFSPVPNGFPLVRAGKAVPIVVSAGDHAGVVRVAGDLQADIERVTGARPSVSHGPIPRAREITVVGTIGRSPLIDGLVSAGKLDVSGIEGQWETSLQTVVEKPLPGVDRAFVIAGSDQRGTVFGVYDVSRGIGVSPWYWWDDVPPLHRDELYVMPGRHTQGTPAVKYRGFFINDENPGLGTWAPAFFGPGKAPGYEGGFNAAFYARIFEVVLRLKANYLWPAVWGRAFAEDDPENHATAKAYGVVMGTSHEAPMMRGIEEWNRHAVAAVRDSTGRITTPGHDPYGGTGEWSYRHNAEALKAYWADGVRRMTDQDFEGVVTLGMRGNGDTGLPDGDGIDLMTEIIAAQRKILADVSGKDITTIPQVWTLYKEVQRYWDRGLRVPDDVTVVLTDDNWANIRKLPDLRKDPRSGGYGLYYHFDYVGVGRNYKWVDTTSLPNLWDQLHQSVAYGNNGLWITNAGDLKGNEAATQFFLDYAWDPGRWTLECIPEWEEQYARQNFGEQQAAAVASVLSTYAQLQSRRKPELLNRKITLDPAKDPAKDSSAVVQDDQATPFSLTDYRELERVTSEWQRLGAAAELIGRKLPDSTQDAWFELVGYEVQATANLYALREAEFLNLHYAAQGRALTNDLAATAEARLADDLALADRFNTRVAGGKWAGFQTQPHIDYGDVARYGPNAPWQQPELDNVALKDVLFPAVRRIGLPAAAGMGVAIDGSEAWWPKERSAAVLPAFSPYQSQPAQYIEVFNRGTGAFGYSVRTGVPWLTADRPRGQVEKQERITLRVDWSRAPGGTTRVPVKVSGPRGAEVTVQAVIDNPTVRRSQLSGFVEANGYVSIEADHYTRSVGSGGITWQRIPHIGRTGSGMEPFPVTAARQTPGATSPRLEYRLTLFTTGPVTVWAYLSPRNDALASDGLKYAVSFDGDAPQTVNITEVTGADDGTMNAQWARNTSDNVNVTSTTHHVGRPGAHVLKFWMVDPTVVLQNLVVDTGGLKPSYLGPPESLRLH